GAGATATTACAATGAAACTCAGACATGTTTCATTGGAATGTGGGGCCAAGTAGAATGTGCATACAACttgagtttttcctcttttttttttagacaataaaagCCTTGTTCCACCCAGTGCTGTCAGAAGTAGGACCTTATCCACTTGATAGCTGAGCCATGTTTCACTGGCCTTAAGATAGACATCATGTCTTCCTATGAATAATTGCAGTGAGATTGAGAAACACCCTGATCAATTTTGAAAACTCTTCATTTAATCCACCCACAGTAAGAGTTTAATTAATCACAACAACCCCAGCTTGATAGGCTTTTGGGGAAGTATTGAAATACCCCCCCATCTGTCAGTATGAATTTACttgaacacaaacaaatcacAAGTTGTGTttccaaaattttattttaaagcttcacACTAGCCtttatgagaataaaacatgtgtggaaaatgttcatttgGAACAACAGGTAGGTACTCAATGGGATACAACTGTGCAGGGGCATCAGTAGGACCCTGGGTAGTTGCAGGAGACTCTGTAGTTTTAGCTGAAATTGTTGTTGTCTTCTGTCCTGAAGTTGGAGACTTTGGAGGTTTTTCAGTTGGATAAGGCAAGAAGGGAGGGAATTCTGGAAACTGATGCCAGTATGGGACAGGGAAATATGGTGGAAAGGGAATCTGAGGATATGGGACTTTAGATACTGATGTGGTAGGTGGTGGGGCAGTCGTCTGAGGTGGGAAAGGGTACAAGTACAGGGGTAAGGGAAGTTTTGGAAGTTGTGGCACAGGTTGTGCAGGTTCATCCAGTGTAGGGAAGAGATGAgaataaaagtcaaagtaaGGCTGGCTGGGCATCTGGGGAACCTGTAGCATCTGGGGAACCTGCTCAAAGTAAGGCTGGCTGGGCATCTGGGGAACCTGTGGCATCTGGGGAACCTGTGGCATCTGGGGAACCTGTGGCATCTGGGGAACCTGCTCAAAGTAAGGCTGGCTGGGCATCTGGGGAACCTGTGGCATCTGGGGAACCTGCTCAAAGTAAGGCTGGCTGGGCATCTGGGGAACCTGTGGCATCTGGGGAACCTGCTCAAAGTAAGGCTGGCTGGGCATCTGGGGAACCTGCAGCATCTGGGGAACCTGCAGCATCTGGGGAACCTGCAGCATCTGGGGAACCTGCAGCATCTGGGGAACCTGCTCAAAGTAAGGCTGGCTGGGCATCTGGGGAACCTGCAGCATCTGGGGAACCTGCTCAAAGTAAGGCTGGCTGGGCATCTGGGGAACCTGTGGCACCTTGGTTCTTGCATGTTTGGGACATAACAGAGACAGAGGATGGCCTTGCCAGAGTAGTGGTAGCATGTAATTTCCTCCCTTgtgatgcaataaaaaaaaaaaaaataaatagattacatttgaacagaacattacatttgctcatttctttaagttttatGCAAAGCAGTAACTCCATAAGAAATCTCCAAGTTCAGGAATTTATCCGAGCATCTTGCAAAGTTAAGAGACAGTTTTACCTCAACACAAAccattttaaagcaatttacAGGATACCTGCTGAATCATGTTGCAGCCATCATACGGAGCAATCAGAACAAATGCCATCGAGTTCCCATGCATTCTGTAGCCACATTTTGGAGGGACCATGGAAAGAGGCACCGGGGGCTCATGTGCTGTGGAGTGGGGGGACATCAGTATCCACTCCAAGTAACAAATTTTCTTTGAACATGTTGGTTTTACCTTGCTCCACTGCAAGTTGTGAAGCTCCAGGTCCAAGTGACCTGAACTTCATGTGGTCACCAAAACAATGCAGAGAGGTTGCTAAGGGGTTCCATTTCTCCTTGGAGGTCTCTTCCATGTCAGCCTGCTGAGACCAGCCTATGAaggaaagggaagaaaaaaaaatgtcactcaAGATTCAGATAAAACTTTAGTACAGGCTGGAGACATCTTCCTTATATTAAGTATTTGTGAAATACATACCAGCAAAATCTGCTTGATAATCAGTTTCATCATCCACTGAAGCGTTTTTAGAGTGCTTTTTGCTTCCATGTGGGACCTCAAAAACCCTCCCGAACACGATGTTTCCTTCTTGAACTCGACCTGAGGGAGGAAAACCAGTTTCTCTCTGCACGATTCGTCTCTGGGACTTCCTCAGTCGAAAGCAGTCTGTAGTTTTCACCCAGTAACACGTCAGAATAACAAGTGCAGCCAAACAAACAGCGGGATTTTTCACCTTTTCTCTACCCATCGTTCAAACCTGCGCAACCTCTACGAAGAAATCTGTGAAGTATTAATTTGTCACGCCTTTTTAAATAACTCGTCGTTTGGAGGCAAAGACAGTATGTGCTGGACCGGCCAATGAAATGGCGCGAGAGAAAGCTGCGCGTAATCAGCTGGGACTAGCTACACCTGATCACCTTTTGGTCTGAACAGTTTCGTTACCACTGCGCGGCCCTTTAAATCCTTCTAAGTATGCATTAATGCTGGCGCGTTGGCACAGCATTTCAAATATGCGCAATAGGCCTAAatgaaaaaatctaaatcttttttttttttcccgatTTTTCCTTTGCGACAATCTTACAACGtactgcagtgtgtggtgtgttacgtgGTGGTGTGCTGAATTTGCCCTAACTAAAATCTAATAATAGTGTAGACAACCAGATTTCATTGATAAAGAAAAAGTAGCCAGCTTTATTTAATGTATAATCATTCAACTCTTGGGCTGTCTTGCAGGTCAAAAGTGACCCACTAGCATGTTTAGCTgtggaaagaaaatctaaacaGACAAACAATCTAAACAACTGTTAAGAACAATAAACAAtcctttattgtttattatataAACAATCTTTTTCTGACTTGAAATCTTATGACTTTTTCTAAATTGACCCCATCATTAGAAAATgtaatactttgtttttatttacatttccatGTGGGCTGTACACCACTATAAGGTACAAGGATAGTCTTATGGGTCATTTTTGACCTGTGAGttataaaaccatttaaaataccagaaaaagAGTTCAAAGGCCACACACAAATTCTctctaatacacacacacacacacacgcacacacacgcacacgcatgcATCCCTCGTCCccctcacacacatgcacactcacACGTACATATGAAAGAAACTAGATTGGTGTACGAATTGAACTTGCATTTTATCTGCACCTGCACTCTCAATTTGCAGCTAACCCCTCCCATTAAGCtcccaaacacaacaaaaaacaatctcagacataataaaaaataaattaggtaCAGAGAATATGGCCCTGCGACAGACAgatgacctgtccaggatgtaccccacctctcacccaaAACGTTTGCTGGAGATCCCCACTAgagacaagggtgttagaaaatggatggatagaaatAGATAGAGGATATGAA
This is a stretch of genomic DNA from Gambusia affinis linkage group LG12, SWU_Gaff_1.0, whole genome shotgun sequence. It encodes these proteins:
- the LOC122840822 gene encoding protein app1-like isoform X43, with the translated sequence MGREKVKNPAVCLAALVILTCYWVKTTDCFRLRKSQRRIVQRETGFPPSGRVQEGNIVFGRVFEVPHGSKKHSKNASVDDETDYQADFAGWSQQADMEETSKEKWNPLATSLHCFGDHMKFRSLGPGASQLAVEQAHEPPVPLSMVPPKCGYRMHGNSMAFVLIAPYDGCNMIQQGGNYMLPLLWQGHPLSLLCPKHARTKVPQVPQMPSQPYFEQVPQMLQVPQMPSQPYFEQVPQMPQVPQMPSQPYFEQVPQMLQVPQMPSQPYFDFYSHLFPTLDEPAQPVPQLPKLPLPLYLYPFPPQTTAPPPTTSVSKVPYPQIPFPPYFPVPYWHQFPEFPPFLPYPTEKPPKSPTSGQKTTTISAKTTESPATTQGPTDAPAQLYPIEYLPVVPNEHFPHMFYSHKG
- the LOC122840822 gene encoding protein app1-like isoform X15, with amino-acid sequence MGREKVKNPAVCLAALVILTCYWVKTTDCFRLRKSQRRIVQRETGFPPSGRVQEGNIVFGRVFEVPHGSKKHSKNASVDDETDYQADFAGWSQQADMEETSKEKWNPLATSLHCFGDHMKFRSLGPGASQLAVEQAHEPPVPLSMVPPKCGYRMHGNSMAFVLIAPYDGCNMIQQGGNYMLPLLWQGHPLSLLCPKHARTKVPQVPQMPSQPYFEQVPQMLQVPQMPSQPYFEQVPQMLQVPQMLQVPQMLQVPQMLQVPQMPSQPYFEQVPQMPQVPQMPQVPQMPSQPYFEQVPQMPQVPQMPSQPYFEQVPQMLQVPQMPSQPYFDFYSHLFPTLDEPAQPVPQLPKLPLPLYLYPFPPQTTAPPPTTSVSKVPYPQIPFPPYFPVPYWHQFPEFPPFLPYPTEKPPKSPTSGQKTTTISAKTTESPATTQGPTDAPAQLYPIEYLPVVPNEHFPHMFYSHKG
- the LOC122840822 gene encoding leucine-rich repeat extensin-like protein 1 isoform X21, with product MGREKVKNPAVCLAALVILTCYWVKTTDCFRLRKSQRRIVQRETGFPPSGRVQEGNIVFGRVFEVPHGSKKHSKNASVDDETDYQADFAGWSQQADMEETSKEKWNPLATSLHCFGDHMKFRSLGPGASQLAVEQAHEPPVPLSMVPPKCGYRMHGNSMAFVLIAPYDGCNMIQQGGNYMLPLLWQGHPLSLLCPKHARTKVPQVPQMPSQPYFEQVPQMLQVPQMPSQPYFEQVPQMLQVPQMLQVPQMLQVPQMLQVPQMPSQPYFEQVPQMPQVPQMPSQPYFEQVPQMPQVPQMPSQPYFEQVPQMLQVPQMPSQPYFDFYSHLFPTLDEPAQPVPQLPKLPLPLYLYPFPPQTTAPPPTTSVSKVPYPQIPFPPYFPVPYWHQFPEFPPFLPYPTEKPPKSPTSGQKTTTISAKTTESPATTQGPTDAPAQLYPIEYLPVVPNEHFPHMFYSHKG
- the LOC122840822 gene encoding leucine-rich repeat extensin-like protein 2 isoform X2, translated to MGREKVKNPAVCLAALVILTCYWVKTTDCFRLRKSQRRIVQRETGFPPSGRVQEGNIVFGRVFEVPHGSKKHSKNASVDDETDYQADFAGWSQQADMEETSKEKWNPLATSLHCFGDHMKFRSLGPGASQLAVEQAHEPPVPLSMVPPKCGYRMHGNSMAFVLIAPYDGCNMIQQGGNYMLPLLWQGHPLSLLCPKHARTKVPQVPQMPSQPYFEQVPQMLQVPQMPSQPYFEQVPQMLQVPQMLQVPQMLQVPQMLQVPQMPSQPYFEQVPQMPQVPQMPSQPYFEQVPQMPQVPQMPSQPYFEQVPQMPQVPQMPSQPYFEQVPQMLQVPQMPSQPYFDFYSHLFPTLDEPAQPVPQLPKLPLPLYLYPFPPQTTAPPPTTSVSKVPYPQIPFPPYFPVPYWHQFPEFPPFLPYPTEKPPKSPTSGQKTTTISAKTTESPATTQGPTDAPAQLYPIEYLPVVPNEHFPHMFYSHKG
- the LOC122840822 gene encoding leucine-rich repeat extensin-like protein 2 isoform X32 codes for the protein MGREKVKNPAVCLAALVILTCYWVKTTDCFRLRKSQRRIVQRETGFPPSGRVQEGNIVFGRVFEVPHGSKKHSKNASVDDETDYQADFAGWSQQADMEETSKEKWNPLATSLHCFGDHMKFRSLGPGASQLAVEQAHEPPVPLSMVPPKCGYRMHGNSMAFVLIAPYDGCNMIQQGGNYMLPLLWQGHPLSLLCPKHARTKVPQVPQMPSQPYFEQVPQMPSQPYFEQVPQMPQVPQMPSQPYFEQVPQMPQVPQMPSQPYFEQVPQMPQVPQMPQVPQMPQVPQMPSQPYFEQVPQMLQVPQMPSQPYFDFYSHLFPTLDEPAQPVPQLPKLPLPLYLYPFPPQTTAPPPTTSVSKVPYPQIPFPPYFPVPYWHQFPEFPPFLPYPTEKPPKSPTSGQKTTTISAKTTESPATTQGPTDAPAQLYPIEYLPVVPNEHFPHMFYSHKG
- the LOC122840822 gene encoding leucine-rich repeat extensin-like protein 5 isoform X37: MGREKVKNPAVCLAALVILTCYWVKTTDCFRLRKSQRRIVQRETGFPPSGRVQEGNIVFGRVFEVPHGSKKHSKNASVDDETDYQADFAGWSQQADMEETSKEKWNPLATSLHCFGDHMKFRSLGPGASQLAVEQAHEPPVPLSMVPPKCGYRMHGNSMAFVLIAPYDGCNMIQQGGNYMLPLLWQGHPLSLLCPKHARTKVPQVPQMPSQPYFEQVPQMLQVPQMPSQPYFEQVPQMPQVPQMPQVPQMPSQPYFEQVPQMPQVPQMPQVPQMPQVPQMPSQPYFEQVPQMLQVPQMPSQPYFDFYSHLFPTLDEPAQPVPQLPKLPLPLYLYPFPPQTTAPPPTTSVSKVPYPQIPFPPYFPVPYWHQFPEFPPFLPYPTEKPPKSPTSGQKTTTISAKTTESPATTQGPTDAPAQLYPIEYLPVVPNEHFPHMFYSHKG
- the LOC122840822 gene encoding leucine-rich repeat extensin-like protein 1 isoform X5; translation: MGREKVKNPAVCLAALVILTCYWVKTTDCFRLRKSQRRIVQRETGFPPSGRVQEGNIVFGRVFEVPHGSKKHSKNASVDDETDYQADFAGWSQQADMEETSKEKWNPLATSLHCFGDHMKFRSLGPGASQLAVEQAHEPPVPLSMVPPKCGYRMHGNSMAFVLIAPYDGCNMIQQGGNYMLPLLWQGHPLSLLCPKHARTKVPQVPQMPSQPYFEQVPQMLQVPQMPSQPYFEQVPQMLQVPQMLQVPQMLQVPQMLQVPQMPSQPYFEQVPQMPQVPQMPQVPQMPSQPYFEQVPQMPQVPQMPQVPQMPQVPQMPSQPYFEQVPQMLQVPQMPSQPYFDFYSHLFPTLDEPAQPVPQLPKLPLPLYLYPFPPQTTAPPPTTSVSKVPYPQIPFPPYFPVPYWHQFPEFPPFLPYPTEKPPKSPTSGQKTTTISAKTTESPATTQGPTDAPAQLYPIEYLPVVPNEHFPHMFYSHKG
- the LOC122840822 gene encoding protein app1-like isoform X14, with the protein product MGREKVKNPAVCLAALVILTCYWVKTTDCFRLRKSQRRIVQRETGFPPSGRVQEGNIVFGRVFEVPHGSKKHSKNASVDDETDYQADFAGWSQQADMEETSKEKWNPLATSLHCFGDHMKFRSLGPGASQLAVEQAHEPPVPLSMVPPKCGYRMHGNSMAFVLIAPYDGCNMIQQGGNYMLPLLWQGHPLSLLCPKHARTKVPQVPQMPSQPYFEQVPQMLQVPQMPSQPYFEQVPQMLQVPQMLQVPQMLQVPQMLQVPQMPSQPYFEQVPQMPSQPYFEQVPQMPQVPQMPQVPQMPQVPQMPSQPYFEQVPQMLQVPQMPSQPYFDFYSHLFPTLDEPAQPVPQLPKLPLPLYLYPFPPQTTAPPPTTSVSKVPYPQIPFPPYFPVPYWHQFPEFPPFLPYPTEKPPKSPTSGQKTTTISAKTTESPATTQGPTDAPAQLYPIEYLPVVPNEHFPHMFYSHKG
- the LOC122840822 gene encoding leucine-rich repeat extensin-like protein 1 isoform X4, with the translated sequence MGREKVKNPAVCLAALVILTCYWVKTTDCFRLRKSQRRIVQRETGFPPSGRVQEGNIVFGRVFEVPHGSKKHSKNASVDDETDYQADFAGWSQQADMEETSKEKWNPLATSLHCFGDHMKFRSLGPGASQLAVEQAHEPPVPLSMVPPKCGYRMHGNSMAFVLIAPYDGCNMIQQGGNYMLPLLWQGHPLSLLCPKHARTKVPQVPQMPSQPYFEQVPQMLQVPQMPSQPYFEQVPQMLQVPQMLQVPQMLQVPQMLQVPQMPSQPYFEQVPQMPQVPQMPSQPYFEQVPQMPQVPQMPQVPQMPQVPQMPQVPQMPSQPYFEQVPQMLQVPQMPSQPYFDFYSHLFPTLDEPAQPVPQLPKLPLPLYLYPFPPQTTAPPPTTSVSKVPYPQIPFPPYFPVPYWHQFPEFPPFLPYPTEKPPKSPTSGQKTTTISAKTTESPATTQGPTDAPAQLYPIEYLPVVPNEHFPHMFYSHKG
- the LOC122840822 gene encoding leucine-rich repeat extensin-like protein 1 isoform X20, encoding MGREKVKNPAVCLAALVILTCYWVKTTDCFRLRKSQRRIVQRETGFPPSGRVQEGNIVFGRVFEVPHGSKKHSKNASVDDETDYQADFAGWSQQADMEETSKEKWNPLATSLHCFGDHMKFRSLGPGASQLAVEQAHEPPVPLSMVPPKCGYRMHGNSMAFVLIAPYDGCNMIQQGGNYMLPLLWQGHPLSLLCPKHARTKVPQVPQMPSQPYFEQVPQMLQVPQMPSQPYFEQVPQMLQVPQMLQVPQMLQVPQMLQVPQMPSQPYFEQVPQMPQVPQMPSQPYFEQVPQMPQVPQMPSQPYFEQVPQMLQVPQMPSQPYFDFYSHLFPTLDEPAQPVPQLPKLPLPLYLYPFPPQTTAPPPTTSVSKVPYPQIPFPPYFPVPYWHQFPEFPPFLPYPTEKPPKSPTSGQKTTTISAKTTESPATTQGPTDAPAQLYPIEYLPVVPNEHFPHMFYSHKG
- the LOC122840822 gene encoding leucine-rich repeat extensin-like protein 3 isoform X28; translation: MGREKVKNPAVCLAALVILTCYWVKTTDCFRLRKSQRRIVQRETGFPPSGRVQEGNIVFGRVFEVPHGSKKHSKNASVDDETDYQADFAGWSQQADMEETSKEKWNPLATSLHCFGDHMKFRSLGPGASQLAVEQAHEPPVPLSMVPPKCGYRMHGNSMAFVLIAPYDGCNMIQQGGNYMLPLLWQGHPLSLLCPKHARTKVPQVPQMPSQPYFEQVPQMLQVPQMPSQPYFEQVPQMPQVPQMPSQPYFEQVPQMPQVPQMPSQPYFEQVPQMPQVPQMPQVPQMPQVPQMPSQPYFEQVPQMLQVPQMPSQPYFDFYSHLFPTLDEPAQPVPQLPKLPLPLYLYPFPPQTTAPPPTTSVSKVPYPQIPFPPYFPVPYWHQFPEFPPFLPYPTEKPPKSPTSGQKTTTISAKTTESPATTQGPTDAPAQLYPIEYLPVVPNEHFPHMFYSHKG
- the LOC122840822 gene encoding serine/threonine-protein kinase WNK2-like isoform X7 → MGREKVKNPAVCLAALVILTCYWVKTTDCFRLRKSQRRIVQRETGFPPSGRVQEGNIVFGRVFEVPHGSKKHSKNASVDDETDYQADFAGWSQQADMEETSKEKWNPLATSLHCFGDHMKFRSLGPGASQLAVEQAHEPPVPLSMVPPKCGYRMHGNSMAFVLIAPYDGCNMIQQGGNYMLPLLWQGHPLSLLCPKHARTKVPQVPQMPSQPYFEQVPQMLQVPQMPSQPYFEQVPQMLQVPQMLQVPQMLQVPQMLQVPQMPQVPQMPSQPYFEQVPQMPQVPQMPSQPYFEQVPQMPQVPQMPQVPQMPQVPQMPSQPYFEQVPQMLQVPQMPSQPYFDFYSHLFPTLDEPAQPVPQLPKLPLPLYLYPFPPQTTAPPPTTSVSKVPYPQIPFPPYFPVPYWHQFPEFPPFLPYPTEKPPKSPTSGQKTTTISAKTTESPATTQGPTDAPAQLYPIEYLPVVPNEHFPHMFYSHKG
- the LOC122840822 gene encoding protein app1-like isoform X40; the protein is MGREKVKNPAVCLAALVILTCYWVKTTDCFRLRKSQRRIVQRETGFPPSGRVQEGNIVFGRVFEVPHGSKKHSKNASVDDETDYQADFAGWSQQADMEETSKEKWNPLATSLHCFGDHMKFRSLGPGASQLAVEQAHEPPVPLSMVPPKCGYRMHGNSMAFVLIAPYDGCNMIQQGGNYMLPLLWQGHPLSLLCPKHARTKVPQVPQMPSQPYFEQVPQMLQVPQMPSQPYFEQVPQMLQVPQMLQVPQMLQVPQMLQVPQMPSQPYFEQVPQMLQVPQMPSQPYFDFYSHLFPTLDEPAQPVPQLPKLPLPLYLYPFPPQTTAPPPTTSVSKVPYPQIPFPPYFPVPYWHQFPEFPPFLPYPTEKPPKSPTSGQKTTTISAKTTESPATTQGPTDAPAQLYPIEYLPVVPNEHFPHMFYSHKG
- the LOC122840822 gene encoding protein app1-like isoform X41, with the protein product MGREKVKNPAVCLAALVILTCYWVKTTDCFRLRKSQRRIVQRETGFPPSGRVQEGNIVFGRVFEVPHGSKKHSKNASVDDETDYQADFAGWSQQADMEETSKEKWNPLATSLHCFGDHMKFRSLGPGASQLAVEQAHEPPVPLSMVPPKCGYRMHGNSMAFVLIAPYDGCNMIQQGGNYMLPLLWQGHPLSLLCPKHARTKVPQVPQMPSQPYFEQVPQMPSQPYFEQVPQMPSQPYFEQVPQMPQVPQMPQVPQMPQVPQMPSQPYFEQVPQMLQVPQMPSQPYFDFYSHLFPTLDEPAQPVPQLPKLPLPLYLYPFPPQTTAPPPTTSVSKVPYPQIPFPPYFPVPYWHQFPEFPPFLPYPTEKPPKSPTSGQKTTTISAKTTESPATTQGPTDAPAQLYPIEYLPVVPNEHFPHMFYSHKG
- the LOC122840822 gene encoding leucine-rich repeat extensin-like protein 3 isoform X25, which codes for MGREKVKNPAVCLAALVILTCYWVKTTDCFRLRKSQRRIVQRETGFPPSGRVQEGNIVFGRVFEVPHGSKKHSKNASVDDETDYQADFAGWSQQADMEETSKEKWNPLATSLHCFGDHMKFRSLGPGASQLAVEQAHEPPVPLSMVPPKCGYRMHGNSMAFVLIAPYDGCNMIQQGGNYMLPLLWQGHPLSLLCPKHARTKVPQVPQMPSQPYFEQVPQMLQVPQMPSQPYFEQVPQMPQVPQMPSQPYFEQVPQMPQVPQMPSQPYFEQVPQMPQVPQMPQVPQMPQVPQMPSQPYFEQVPQMLQVPQMPSQPYFDFYSHLFPTLDEPAQPVPQLPKLPLPLYLYPFPPQTTAPPPTTSVSKVPYPQIPFPPYFPVPYWHQFPEFPPFLPYPTEKPPKSPTSGQKTTTISAKTTESPATTQGPTDAPAQLYPIEYLPVVPNEHFPHMFYSHKG
- the LOC122840822 gene encoding leucine-rich repeat extensin-like protein 2 isoform X30: MGREKVKNPAVCLAALVILTCYWVKTTDCFRLRKSQRRIVQRETGFPPSGRVQEGNIVFGRVFEVPHGSKKHSKNASVDDETDYQADFAGWSQQADMEETSKEKWNPLATSLHCFGDHMKFRSLGPGASQLAVEQAHEPPVPLSMVPPKCGYRMHGNSMAFVLIAPYDGCNMIQQGGNYMLPLLWQGHPLSLLCPKHARTKVPQVPQMPSQPYFEQVPQMLQVPQMPSQPYFEQVPQMLQVPQMLQVPQMLQVPQMLQVPQMPSQPYFEQVPQMPQVPQMPQVPQMPQVPQMPQVPQMLQVPQMPSQPYFDFYSHLFPTLDEPAQPVPQLPKLPLPLYLYPFPPQTTAPPPTTSVSKVPYPQIPFPPYFPVPYWHQFPEFPPFLPYPTEKPPKSPTSGQKTTTISAKTTESPATTQGPTDAPAQLYPIEYLPVVPNEHFPHMFYSHKG
- the LOC122840822 gene encoding leucine-rich repeat extensin-like protein 1 isoform X22, with product MGREKVKNPAVCLAALVILTCYWVKTTDCFRLRKSQRRIVQRETGFPPSGRVQEGNIVFGRVFEVPHGSKKHSKNASVDDETDYQADFAGWSQQADMEETSKEKWNPLATSLHCFGDHMKFRSLGPGASQLAVEQAHEPPVPLSMVPPKCGYRMHGNSMAFVLIAPYDGCNMIQQGGNYMLPLLWQGHPLSLLCPKHARTKVPQVPQMPSQPYFEQVPQMLQVPQMPSQPYFEQVPQMLQVPQMLQVPQMLQVPQMLQVPQMPSQPYFEQVPQMPQVPQMPQVPQMPQVPQMPQVPQMPSQPYFEQVPQMLQVPQMPSQPYFDFYSHLFPTLDEPAQPVPQLPKLPLPLYLYPFPPQTTAPPPTTSVSKVPYPQIPFPPYFPVPYWHQFPEFPPFLPYPTEKPPKSPTSGQKTTTISAKTTESPATTQGPTDAPAQLYPIEYLPVVPNEHFPHMFYSHKG
- the LOC122840822 gene encoding leucine-rich repeat extensin-like protein 1 isoform X10, which translates into the protein MGREKVKNPAVCLAALVILTCYWVKTTDCFRLRKSQRRIVQRETGFPPSGRVQEGNIVFGRVFEVPHGSKKHSKNASVDDETDYQADFAGWSQQADMEETSKEKWNPLATSLHCFGDHMKFRSLGPGASQLAVEQAHEPPVPLSMVPPKCGYRMHGNSMAFVLIAPYDGCNMIQQGGNYMLPLLWQGHPLSLLCPKHARTKVPQVPQMPSQPYFEQVPQMLQVPQMLQVPQMLQVPQMLQVPQMPSQPYFEQVPQMPQVPQMPSQPYFEQVPQMPQVPQMPSQPYFEQVPQMPQVPQMPQVPQMPQVPQMPSQPYFEQVPQMLQVPQMPSQPYFDFYSHLFPTLDEPAQPVPQLPKLPLPLYLYPFPPQTTAPPPTTSVSKVPYPQIPFPPYFPVPYWHQFPEFPPFLPYPTEKPPKSPTSGQKTTTISAKTTESPATTQGPTDAPAQLYPIEYLPVVPNEHFPHMFYSHKG
- the LOC122840822 gene encoding leucine-rich repeat extensin-like protein 3 isoform X27; protein product: MGREKVKNPAVCLAALVILTCYWVKTTDCFRLRKSQRRIVQRETGFPPSGRVQEGNIVFGRVFEVPHGSKKHSKNASVDDETDYQADFAGWSQQADMEETSKEKWNPLATSLHCFGDHMKFRSLGPGASQLAVEQAHEPPVPLSMVPPKCGYRMHGNSMAFVLIAPYDGCNMIQQGGNYMLPLLWQGHPLSLLCPKHARTKVPQVPQMPSQPYFEQVPQMLQVPQMPSQPYFEQVPQMPQVPQMPSQPYFEQVPQMPQVPQMPSQPYFEQVPQMPQVPQMPQVPQMPQVPQMPSQPYFEQVPQMLQVPQMPSQPYFDFYSHLFPTLDEPAQPVPQLPKLPLPLYLYPFPPQTTAPPPTTSVSKVPYPQIPFPPYFPVPYWHQFPEFPPFLPYPTEKPPKSPTSGQKTTTISAKTTESPATTQGPTDAPAQLYPIEYLPVVPNEHFPHMFYSHKG
- the LOC122840822 gene encoding leucine-rich repeat extensin-like protein 2 isoform X36, which gives rise to MGREKVKNPAVCLAALVILTCYWVKTTDCFRLRKSQRRIVQRETGFPPSGRVQEGNIVFGRVFEVPHGSKKHSKNASVDDETDYQADFAGWSQQADMEETSKEKWNPLATSLHCFGDHMKFRSLGPGASQLAVEQAHEPPVPLSMVPPKCGYRMHGNSMAFVLIAPYDGCNMIQQGGNYMLPLLWQGHPLSLLCPKHARTKVPQVPQMPSQPYFEQVPQMLQVPQMPSQPYFEQVPQMPSQPYFEQVPQMPSQPYFEQVPQMPQVPQMPQVPQMPQVPQMPSQPYFEQVPQMLQVPQMPSQPYFDFYSHLFPTLDEPAQPVPQLPKLPLPLYLYPFPPQTTAPPPTTSVSKVPYPQIPFPPYFPVPYWHQFPEFPPFLPYPTEKPPKSPTSGQKTTTISAKTTESPATTQGPTDAPAQLYPIEYLPVVPNEHFPHMFYSHKG
- the LOC122840822 gene encoding bromodomain-containing protein 4-like isoform X42, with the translated sequence MGREKVKNPAVCLAALVILTCYWVKTTDCFRLRKSQRRIVQRETGFPPSGRVQEGNIVFGRVFEVPHGSKKHSKNASVDDETDYQADFAGWSQQADMEETSKEKWNPLATSLHCFGDHMKFRSLGPGASQLAVEQAHEPPVPLSMVPPKCGYRMHGNSMAFVLIAPYDGCNMIQQGGNYMLPLLWQGHPLSLLCPKHARTKVPQVPQMPSQPYFEQVPQMLQVPQMPSQPYFEQVPQMLQVPQMLQVPQMLQVPQMLQVPQMLQVPQMPSQPYFDFYSHLFPTLDEPAQPVPQLPKLPLPLYLYPFPPQTTAPPPTTSVSKVPYPQIPFPPYFPVPYWHQFPEFPPFLPYPTEKPPKSPTSGQKTTTISAKTTESPATTQGPTDAPAQLYPIEYLPVVPNEHFPHMFYSHKG